The following proteins come from a genomic window of Dongia rigui:
- a CDS encoding isopenicillin N synthase family dioxygenase, which translates to MNAPVKPSTLPVLDFREFDGTAESRAAFLEKLRVAARESGFFYLVGHGIDQEFLTDLFALSRRFFDLPEAEKLAVEMVNSPHFRGYTRVGWEHTRGERDWREQLDVGAEREKANTKPGDPAWTRLQGPNQWPSALPELKPAILRWQQEATALAVRLTRAFAESLRQKAGVFEPIYAERPNQLVKIIRYPGRHATESEQGVGAHKDSGFVTILLQHQQSGLQVEGPNGWIDAPPLPGSFIINVGELLEMASNGYLKATVHRVITPPAGSDRLSIAFFLGARLDSTVPVLTLAPDLAAEAKGVAQDPLNPLFRDVGKNYLKGRLRSHPDVARRHYADLLSAEELAKPAGPGSAY; encoded by the coding sequence ATGAACGCCCCCGTGAAGCCCAGCACCCTGCCCGTGCTCGATTTTCGTGAATTCGACGGCACGGCCGAAAGCCGCGCCGCCTTCCTGGAGAAGCTGCGCGTTGCGGCGCGTGAAAGCGGCTTCTTCTATTTGGTGGGGCATGGCATCGATCAGGAATTCCTGACCGACCTGTTCGCTTTGTCGCGGCGCTTCTTCGATTTGCCGGAGGCCGAGAAGCTGGCAGTCGAAATGGTGAACTCGCCCCATTTCCGCGGCTATACCCGCGTGGGCTGGGAACATACCCGCGGCGAACGGGATTGGCGCGAACAGCTCGATGTCGGCGCCGAGCGCGAGAAGGCCAACACCAAGCCGGGCGATCCGGCTTGGACGCGGCTGCAGGGGCCAAATCAATGGCCCAGCGCGCTCCCGGAATTGAAGCCGGCGATCCTGCGCTGGCAGCAGGAGGCGACCGCCCTGGCCGTGCGCCTGACGCGCGCCTTTGCCGAAAGCCTGCGGCAGAAGGCCGGCGTGTTCGAGCCGATCTATGCCGAGCGCCCCAACCAGCTGGTGAAGATCATCCGCTATCCCGGCCGCCATGCGACCGAAAGCGAGCAGGGTGTGGGCGCCCATAAGGACAGCGGCTTCGTCACCATCCTGCTGCAACACCAGCAGAGCGGCTTGCAGGTCGAAGGGCCCAATGGCTGGATCGATGCGCCGCCGCTCCCCGGCAGCTTCATCATCAATGTCGGCGAGTTGCTGGAGATGGCGTCGAACGGGTACCTGAAGGCGACGGTGCACCGCGTGATCACGCCGCCCGCCGGCAGCGATCGCCTCTCAATTGCATTCTTCCTGGGCGCCAGGTTGGATTCGACGGTGCCGGTCCTGACCCTCGCCCCGGATCTCGCCGCCGAGGCCAAGGGCGTGGCGCAAGACCCGCTCAATCCGCTGTTCCGGGACGTGGGCAAGAACTATCTCAAAGGGCGCCTGCGCTCGCATCCCGATGTGGCGCGCCGCCACTATGCCGATCTGTTGAGCGCCGAGGAACTCGCCAAGCCCGCAGGTCCCGGCTCAGCCTATTAG
- a CDS encoding methionine ABC transporter permease translates to MSLDIIALIGTSGLETIYMVLLSAVLGTLIGLPLGVFLATSGPGEIFSAPTLNRILGFVVNATRSTPFIILVVALIPFTRLVAGTSIGTTAAIVPLTIGAAPFIARITETALREVDRGLIEASLAMGATPLQIVRKVLLPEALPGIVLGLTLTLVSLIGFSAMVGAVGGGGLGDLGIRYGYQRFMPEVMVTVVILLIVLVQGVQMLGDTLARRLNRRAR, encoded by the coding sequence ATGTCGCTTGACATCATCGCGCTCATCGGCACTTCGGGGCTGGAAACCATCTACATGGTGCTGCTCTCGGCCGTCCTTGGCACGCTGATCGGCCTGCCGCTTGGCGTTTTCCTGGCAACGAGCGGTCCGGGCGAGATTTTCTCGGCGCCGACCCTAAACCGCATCCTCGGTTTCGTCGTCAACGCTACGCGCTCGACACCTTTCATCATTCTCGTGGTGGCTCTTATCCCCTTTACGCGCCTAGTGGCCGGCACCTCTATCGGCACAACCGCCGCAATCGTGCCGCTCACCATCGGTGCCGCACCCTTTATCGCCCGCATCACTGAAACGGCTTTGCGCGAGGTTGATCGCGGCCTGATCGAAGCATCGCTTGCCATGGGCGCCACACCTTTGCAGATTGTCCGCAAGGTTCTGTTACCCGAGGCCCTGCCGGGCATCGTCCTGGGACTCACGCTGACATTGGTCAGTCTCATTGGCTTCTCGGCCATGGTCGGTGCCGTGGGCGGCGGCGGCCTCGGCGATCTCGGCATTCGCTACGGCTACCAGCGCTTCATGCCCGAAGTGATGGTAACGGTCGTGATCCTGCTCATCGTGCTGGTGCAGGGCGTGCAAATGCTGGGCGACACGCTGGCGCGGCGCCTCAACCGACGGGCGCGCTGA
- a CDS encoding methionine ABC transporter ATP-binding protein, whose amino-acid sequence MTVMTVQSGLVATDPTAAILWDVSLPIERTAEAPQRAYRPAYQAHSPQRDLVALRNVTKIFPARGQAPEVVALKGVSLSVGAGEIYGIIGRSGAGKSTLIRLLNGLETPTTGRVEIARVELGGLTPGELRHQRRSIGMIFQHFNLLSSRTAFGNIALPLELAGTPAVETERRVGELLDLVGLADKRDAYPAELSGGQKQRVAIARALATNPRILLSDESTSSLDPETARSILALLAKINRELGVTIILITHQMAVIKQICHRVGLLEAGHLIEQAETYDFFADPQSDLARTLAGHDAGHALPADLLERLTSTPLPGGQKVLRLTIAGEAANVVALSQFNREIGVDVAILQGQVETIAGKPLGHFVISLSSDIPQTRLDETLGRLGIKSEVLGHVA is encoded by the coding sequence GTGACAGTGATGACGGTGCAAAGCGGGCTGGTGGCGACGGATCCCACGGCGGCAATCCTGTGGGATGTGTCCCTGCCCATAGAGCGGACGGCCGAGGCGCCGCAACGGGCATATCGCCCGGCATATCAGGCGCACAGCCCGCAGCGCGACCTTGTCGCCTTGCGCAATGTGACCAAGATTTTCCCCGCCCGCGGCCAAGCCCCGGAAGTGGTGGCGTTGAAGGGGGTGTCTCTATCGGTTGGCGCCGGTGAGATCTACGGCATCATCGGCCGCTCCGGCGCCGGGAAGTCGACCTTGATCCGGCTCCTCAATGGCCTGGAGACGCCGACCACGGGCCGAGTGGAGATTGCACGCGTCGAACTCGGCGGTCTCACGCCGGGCGAACTGCGCCATCAGCGCCGCTCCATCGGCATGATCTTCCAGCATTTCAATCTGCTGTCGTCGCGCACCGCCTTCGGCAATATCGCCTTGCCGCTTGAATTGGCCGGCACGCCCGCTGTCGAGACTGAACGGCGCGTGGGCGAATTGCTCGACCTGGTGGGCTTGGCGGATAAGCGTGACGCCTATCCGGCGGAACTTTCGGGCGGGCAGAAGCAACGCGTGGCCATTGCCCGGGCACTCGCCACCAATCCGCGGATCCTTCTCTCCGATGAATCCACCTCGTCGCTCGATCCGGAAACGGCCCGGTCGATTCTCGCCTTGCTGGCAAAGATCAATCGCGAATTGGGCGTGACCATCATCCTCATTACCCATCAGATGGCCGTGATCAAGCAGATCTGCCACCGGGTCGGCCTGCTGGAAGCCGGCCATCTGATCGAACAGGCGGAAACCTACGACTTCTTCGCCGACCCGCAATCCGACCTCGCCCGCACATTGGCCGGCCACGATGCCGGCCACGCTTTGCCGGCGGACCTTCTGGAGCGCCTGACGTCGACGCCGTTACCGGGTGGGCAGAAGGTGCTGCGTCTGACCATCGCTGGCGAAGCGGCCAATGTCGTGGCCCTCAGCCAGTTCAACCGCGAGATCGGTGTTGATGTCGCCATCCTGCAGGGGCAGGTCGAAACGATTGCCGGCAAACCACTCGGCCACTTCGTTATCAGCCTCTCCTCCGATATTCCGCAAACGCGCCTCGACGAAACGCTCGGTCGTCTTGGGATCAAATCGGAGGTATTGGGCCATGTCGCTTGA
- a CDS encoding MetQ/NlpA family ABC transporter substrate-binding protein — MSLFTRRRIVLTAALSAFAFATFLPLGTQAAADKIKLGVMAGEEEEIAEVAKKVAAKEGLDIEIITFSDYTIPNEALEQGDLDANAFQHKPYLDAQIAARGYHIVPIGYTLVAPIGFYSQKHKQFAEIPEGAVLGIPNDPSNGGRALNLFAANGLIKLKEGKGLNPSVLDIADNPKKIEFKEIDAAQLPKYLPDLDGAVINTNYALGAGLDPRKDALIQESRIDNPYGNFIAVRAAEKDNPIFKKLVTAYQSKEVETFINERFKGAILPAF, encoded by the coding sequence ATGTCCCTGTTCACCCGCCGCCGCATTGTTCTGACGGCAGCCTTGTCCGCCTTCGCCTTTGCAACTTTCCTGCCACTCGGCACCCAGGCCGCCGCCGACAAAATCAAGCTCGGCGTCATGGCGGGCGAGGAAGAGGAAATCGCTGAAGTCGCGAAGAAGGTCGCGGCCAAAGAAGGCCTCGATATCGAGATCATCACTTTCTCTGACTACACCATCCCGAACGAAGCGCTGGAGCAGGGCGATCTCGACGCCAATGCTTTCCAGCACAAACCCTATCTCGATGCCCAGATCGCGGCGCGCGGTTATCACATCGTTCCCATCGGCTACACGCTGGTGGCGCCGATCGGCTTCTATTCGCAAAAGCACAAGCAGTTTGCCGAGATTCCGGAAGGCGCCGTTCTCGGCATCCCCAATGATCCCAGCAATGGCGGTCGTGCCCTCAATCTCTTCGCCGCCAATGGCCTCATCAAGCTGAAGGAGGGCAAGGGCCTCAACCCCAGCGTGCTCGACATCGCCGACAATCCGAAGAAGATCGAATTCAAGGAAATCGATGCGGCACAGCTGCCGAAATACCTGCCCGATCTCGATGGCGCGGTGATCAACACCAATTACGCCTTGGGTGCCGGCCTCGACCCGCGCAAGGATGCGCTGATCCAGGAGAGCCGGATCGACAATCCTTATGGCAATTTCATCGCCGTGCGCGCGGCGGAGAAGGACAACCCGATCTTCAAGAAGCTGGTCACTGCCTACCAGTCGAAGGAGGTCGAGACCTTCATCAATGAGCGCTTCAAAGGCGCCATTCTGCCGGCCTTTTGA
- a CDS encoding transporter substrate-binding domain-containing protein, with product MKFYSAAGLVLAGFIGTAASAFAGPTLDRVTKAGELVNVVDNSYPPFSYINENNEVVGFDIDIAKAVADRLGVKLRIETPGWETIVGGKWQGRWDICICSMTPTEQRAQVLDFPLEYYRSPAVLVVNKDEKAIQSAADLDGKRVGVGTGSTYEAYLDKSIVIPGTKPIDFPFKSVIKVPTDETVAFQDLALGAGVRLDAVVANLATTKERIDAGAPVKIVGKPLYGEPNWIALDKGDAEWNAKVVETINALKADGTLKAISTKWLGADVTAGDF from the coding sequence ATGAAGTTCTATTCCGCGGCAGGCCTGGTCCTGGCCGGTTTCATCGGCACGGCCGCCAGTGCATTTGCCGGGCCGACGCTGGACCGCGTCACCAAGGCGGGCGAGCTGGTCAATGTCGTCGATAACAGCTATCCGCCCTTCAGCTATATCAACGAGAACAACGAAGTGGTCGGTTTCGATATCGACATCGCCAAGGCGGTTGCGGATCGCTTGGGCGTCAAGCTGCGCATCGAGACGCCCGGCTGGGAGACGATCGTCGGCGGCAAGTGGCAAGGGCGCTGGGACATCTGCATCTGCTCGATGACGCCCACGGAGCAGCGTGCGCAGGTGCTCGATTTCCCGCTCGAATATTACCGCTCGCCGGCTGTGCTGGTGGTGAACAAGGATGAGAAGGCGATCCAATCGGCCGCCGATCTGGATGGCAAGCGCGTCGGCGTCGGCACGGGATCGACCTATGAGGCCTATCTCGACAAGTCGATCGTCATCCCCGGCACCAAGCCGATCGATTTTCCGTTCAAATCGGTGATCAAGGTACCGACCGATGAAACCGTCGCCTTCCAGGATCTGGCACTGGGTGCCGGCGTGCGCCTCGACGCCGTGGTCGCCAATCTGGCGACGACGAAGGAACGCATCGATGCCGGAGCACCGGTAAAGATCGTCGGCAAGCCGCTCTATGGCGAGCCGAACTGGATCGCCCTCGACAAGGGCGATGCGGAATGGAACGCCAAGGTGGTCGAGACCATCAACGCGCTGAAGGCCGATGGCACGCTTAAAGCCATCTCCACCAAATGGCTGGGTGCCGACGTCACCGCCGGCGATTTCTAA
- a CDS encoding amino acid ABC transporter permease: MSNLGLTAGSQRAAGGRFSSALWKFRARAALVWLGLLIGITALLLQSGLDFPLIRAKLPYLLGFHLTPGGFLQGAALTLFITACSMIFSVVIGILTALGRTSSNAFLFGLATFYASLFRGTPLLVQVLMIYLALPQVGIVLSGLSSGIIALSLNYGAYLAETIRSGIISVPWGQREAAMALGLSRLRIAARIVAPQALRVIIPPAGAQFISMLKDSSLVSLMGLWEINFLAQSYGRATYRYMEMLISAAAIYWVMSVILELLQARLERRYGRGYSRQTSGGA, from the coding sequence ATGAGCAATCTGGGCCTCACTGCCGGCAGCCAGCGCGCTGCCGGCGGGCGCTTTTCGTCGGCCCTCTGGAAATTTCGGGCACGCGCCGCCCTGGTCTGGCTCGGCCTGCTCATCGGCATCACAGCGTTGCTGTTGCAGTCGGGACTGGATTTCCCGCTGATCCGCGCCAAGCTTCCCTATCTGCTTGGGTTCCATTTGACGCCTGGCGGCTTCCTGCAAGGGGCCGCGCTCACCCTCTTCATCACCGCCTGCAGCATGATCTTCTCGGTCGTGATCGGCATCCTGACCGCGCTTGGCCGCACGTCGAGCAACGCCTTCCTCTTCGGCTTGGCAACCTTTTATGCCTCGCTCTTTCGCGGCACGCCGTTACTGGTCCAGGTGCTGATGATCTATCTCGCCTTGCCGCAGGTGGGCATCGTGCTGAGCGGCCTCAGTTCCGGCATCATCGCCTTGTCGTTGAATTACGGCGCCTATCTTGCCGAGACCATTCGCAGCGGCATCATCTCGGTCCCGTGGGGGCAGCGTGAAGCGGCCATGGCGCTGGGCCTTTCGCGCCTGCGCATCGCCGCGCGCATCGTGGCACCGCAGGCTTTGCGCGTCATCATTCCGCCCGCCGGCGCGCAGTTCATCTCGATGCTGAAGGATTCCTCGCTGGTGTCGCTGATGGGATTGTGGGAAATCAATTTCCTGGCCCAATCGTATGGGCGCGCCACCTATCGCTACATGGAGATGCTGATCTCCGCGGCCGCAATCTATTGGGTGATGTCGGTGATCTTGGAACTGCTGCAGGCGCGCCTCGAGCGGCGCTATGGCAGGGGCTATAGTCGCCAAACTTCTGGAGGTGCCTGA
- a CDS encoding homocysteine S-methyltransferase family protein, with protein MGEIRILDGGMGRQLAKIGAPFRMPEWSALALIEAPDFVEEAHRQFIASGAQIITTNSYSILPHQIGDAYFAANGQRLADLAGHLARRAAGQNVLVAGSLPPLFGSYKPQNFDALRAPAILKLLIDGLAPHVDHWLVETQSSVDEMRAAVAALAGSTKPIWVSYTLKDEIGRAQPPELRSGEAVAAAAYAAVEAGAVAVLFNCSQPEVMAPAIRAAAETLKSFGRGDVAIGVYANTFEAEEASDAAYAGISKLRQDVGPQRYLDLVKIWIESGATIIGGCCGIGPEHIAAIAAHVGRDAA; from the coding sequence ATGGGCGAGATTCGCATCCTTGATGGCGGCATGGGCCGCCAGCTTGCCAAGATCGGCGCCCCCTTTCGCATGCCCGAATGGTCGGCGCTGGCGCTCATTGAGGCGCCGGATTTTGTCGAGGAAGCGCACCGGCAGTTCATTGCCAGCGGTGCCCAGATCATCACCACCAACAGCTATTCGATCCTGCCGCATCAGATTGGCGATGCCTATTTCGCGGCCAACGGCCAGCGCTTGGCGGATCTGGCTGGGCATCTGGCACGGCGCGCCGCTGGGCAGAACGTGCTGGTCGCTGGGTCGCTGCCGCCGCTCTTTGGTTCGTACAAGCCGCAGAACTTCGACGCCCTTCGCGCGCCCGCCATCCTCAAACTGCTGATTGATGGCCTCGCCCCCCATGTCGATCATTGGCTGGTCGAGACGCAGAGCTCGGTCGACGAAATGCGGGCGGCTGTTGCCGCCCTAGCGGGATCAACCAAGCCGATCTGGGTGTCCTATACGTTGAAAGACGAGATCGGCCGTGCCCAGCCGCCGGAACTGCGCTCTGGTGAAGCGGTAGCCGCTGCCGCCTATGCCGCGGTCGAAGCCGGCGCCGTGGCCGTCCTCTTCAATTGCAGCCAGCCGGAAGTGATGGCACCGGCGATCCGCGCCGCCGCCGAAACTTTAAAGAGCTTCGGGCGCGGTGACGTCGCCATTGGAGTCTATGCCAATACGTTCGAGGCCGAAGAGGCGAGCGACGCCGCCTATGCCGGCATTTCCAAGCTGCGCCAGGATGTCGGGCCGCAACGCTATCTCGACCTCGTCAAGATATGGATCGAGTCAGGCGCCACAATCATCGGCGGTTGCTGCGGGATCGGGCCGGAGCATATCGCCGCCATCGCCGCCCATGTCGGACGTGACGCCGCCTAG
- a CDS encoding alkene reductase yields the protein MSLFDTFDLGALRTSNRIVMAPMTRNRSPGGVAAPMNATYYAQRASAGLIITESSQISPQGVSYFDTPGIHEPRQVAAWRLVTERVHAAGGRIFLQLCHAGRISHPSLLPEGTLPVAPSAITPAGQAYTAEGLQPFVQPRALSVAEIARIVDQFAAATANAKAADFDGVEIHAACGYLIDQFLRDGSNQRSDSYGGPIANRVRFLLKVVEAAAGAWAPNRVGVRLSPWLDFNDMRDSNPAVTFTHAASELGRFDLAYLHLVEPLDAAARGGAAVVAPQIRRVFGRPLILNTGYDQASATRAIDSGAADLIAFGTAFIANPDLPDRLRRRLPLQEADRKTFYGGGARGYTDYPAYSEPERQAID from the coding sequence ATGTCCCTGTTTGATACCTTCGATCTTGGCGCGCTGCGCACGAGCAACCGCATCGTGATGGCGCCGATGACCCGCAACCGCTCGCCGGGCGGTGTCGCGGCGCCGATGAATGCCACCTATTACGCTCAACGCGCCTCGGCCGGCCTCATCATCACCGAATCCAGTCAGATATCGCCGCAAGGCGTCAGCTATTTCGATACCCCCGGCATTCACGAACCACGTCAGGTCGCGGCGTGGCGCTTGGTCACCGAGCGCGTGCATGCGGCCGGTGGGCGGATCTTTCTGCAACTGTGCCATGCTGGACGCATCTCGCATCCCTCGCTTCTGCCGGAAGGCACGTTACCGGTGGCTCCCTCGGCGATCACGCCGGCGGGGCAGGCCTATACCGCCGAAGGCCTGCAGCCATTTGTCCAGCCGCGCGCCTTGAGTGTCGCCGAGATTGCCCGCATCGTCGACCAGTTCGCCGCCGCGACCGCGAACGCCAAGGCGGCCGACTTTGATGGCGTCGAGATTCATGCCGCCTGCGGCTATCTCATCGACCAGTTCCTGCGTGATGGCTCCAACCAGCGCAGCGACAGCTATGGCGGGCCGATTGCCAACCGCGTCCGCTTCCTCTTGAAAGTGGTCGAGGCCGCGGCCGGCGCCTGGGCGCCCAATCGGGTCGGCGTGCGGCTGTCGCCCTGGCTCGACTTCAACGACATGCGTGATTCGAACCCGGCCGTCACCTTCACCCATGCCGCCAGTGAACTTGGCCGCTTCGATCTTGCCTATCTGCATCTGGTGGAACCGCTCGATGCCGCAGCACGCGGTGGGGCCGCCGTTGTGGCGCCGCAGATCAGGCGCGTCTTCGGGCGCCCGCTCATTCTCAACACCGGATATGATCAAGCCTCGGCGACCCGTGCCATCGATAGCGGCGCTGCCGATCTTATCGCCTTCGGCACCGCCTTCATCGCCAACCCAGATCTCCCCGACCGTCTGCGCCGCCGGCTGCCGCTGCAGGAGGCTGACCGAAAGACCTTCTATGGTGGCGGTGCGCGCGGCTATACGGACTATCCGGCTTATAGCGAACCGGAACGCCAGGCAATCGACTAG
- a CDS encoding IclR family transcriptional regulator: MVSDKQKERETVSAVDRGLDLIDAVAAAGRALTIAELCGMLALPKPTVHRLCQRLCASGYLAREPGGHHYGVGPRLFRLGLNVQRGGAGTERRAILQSVVDAVGETCNFTALAGDEVIYLDRVEARWPLRLHLEPGSRVPMHCTASGKLLLAFMPEARRARLLKNYDFSPFTPNTIKDAKAFAGELSLIAKQGYSLDREEFLLGLAAIAVPVRDARGEVLAAIACHAPSVRFSLARAVECLPIFQRAAKRMAQTLPGTLPGTLPGASPVTLPS; this comes from the coding sequence ATGGTCTCGGACAAGCAGAAAGAACGGGAGACGGTGAGTGCGGTGGATCGCGGCCTCGATCTGATCGATGCCGTGGCAGCGGCTGGGCGTGCCCTGACCATCGCCGAATTGTGCGGCATGCTCGCTTTGCCGAAACCGACGGTGCACCGGCTTTGCCAGCGCTTATGTGCCAGCGGCTATCTGGCACGGGAGCCCGGCGGGCATCATTACGGGGTCGGTCCCCGCCTGTTTCGCCTCGGCCTCAATGTGCAGCGCGGCGGGGCCGGTACCGAGCGGCGGGCCATCCTGCAAAGTGTCGTCGACGCCGTTGGCGAGACCTGCAATTTCACCGCGCTCGCCGGCGACGAGGTGATCTACCTCGACCGTGTCGAAGCGCGCTGGCCGTTGCGCCTCCATCTCGAACCCGGCTCGCGCGTCCCTATGCATTGCACCGCCAGCGGCAAGCTGCTGCTGGCGTTCATGCCGGAAGCGCGGCGCGCGCGGCTTTTGAAGAACTATGACTTTTCACCCTTCACGCCGAACACGATCAAGGATGCCAAGGCATTTGCCGGCGAGCTCAGTTTGATTGCCAAACAAGGCTACAGCCTCGACCGCGAGGAATTCCTGCTGGGCCTTGCAGCCATCGCCGTGCCGGTGCGCGACGCGCGGGGCGAAGTCCTGGCCGCCATCGCCTGCCACGCCCCCAGCGTGCGCTTCAGCCTGGCGCGCGCGGTTGAGTGCCTGCCCATCTTCCAGCGCGCCGCCAAGCGCATGGCCCAGACTCTACCTGGGACTCTACCTGGGACTTTACCTGGGGCTTCACCGGTGACATTGCCGAGCTAG
- a CDS encoding GMC family oxidoreductase — translation MSVATNDEADFIVVGAGSAGCALANRLSEDGRYKVALLEAGPPDRHFWIHLPIGYGKTMWDSRINWRFETEPEPSMNGRRIYWPRGRVLGGSSSINGLIVIRGQAEDYEAWRQLGNVGWGWEGVLPYFRKLETNPAFPGDPLHGDAGPLHISSIGAQHPIIESVIAAAQKLGVPRNPDFNGARQEGVGYYQLTTQRGWRQSSAVAYLRPAQKRPNLRIICNAVATRLTFDGKRANGIEYSAHGALHRLGARRGVVLSAGAVQSPQLLMLSGIGPAAHLAEMGIPVRSDLPGVGGNLQDHLQLRLIYRLNRRISTNDTLRSLAGRARMGLEWLLARRGPLAIGINQGGLFTRVMPESATPDIQFHIATLSADMAGGKVHDFSGMTLSVCQLRPESTGTIRLKGPDPLQAPRIQANYLSAEADRRCAVAAIKFARTLAATAPLADLVEDEFLPGAARDSDDDLLDFARQHGATIFHPAGTCRMGPAQEAMNVVDPRLKVCGIGNLWVADCSVMPRLVSGNTNLPTIMIAEKAADLIKEDLDHA, via the coding sequence ATGAGTGTCGCGACAAACGACGAAGCCGACTTCATTGTCGTCGGGGCCGGCTCGGCCGGCTGCGCGCTGGCCAACCGCTTGTCGGAAGATGGGCGGTACAAGGTTGCGTTGCTCGAGGCCGGGCCCCCGGACCGCCATTTCTGGATCCATCTGCCGATCGGCTACGGCAAGACGATGTGGGATTCCCGCATCAACTGGCGCTTCGAGACCGAACCAGAACCGTCGATGAATGGCCGCCGCATCTATTGGCCGCGCGGCCGGGTGCTGGGCGGGTCCTCTTCGATCAACGGGCTCATCGTCATTCGCGGCCAGGCCGAGGATTATGAGGCCTGGCGTCAGTTGGGAAATGTGGGCTGGGGCTGGGAGGGCGTGCTGCCCTATTTCCGCAAGCTCGAAACCAACCCGGCCTTTCCCGGCGATCCGCTGCATGGCGATGCCGGGCCGCTACATATCAGCAGCATCGGCGCACAGCATCCGATCATCGAATCCGTCATTGCCGCCGCGCAGAAACTGGGTGTGCCGCGCAACCCCGATTTCAACGGCGCGCGCCAGGAAGGTGTCGGCTATTACCAGCTCACGACGCAGCGCGGCTGGCGCCAGAGCAGCGCCGTCGCCTATCTGCGCCCGGCGCAGAAGCGCCCGAATTTGCGCATCATCTGCAATGCCGTCGCCACCCGGCTGACATTCGATGGCAAGCGCGCGAACGGCATCGAATATAGCGCGCATGGCGCCCTGCATCGCCTTGGTGCGCGACGCGGCGTCGTGCTGTCGGCCGGCGCCGTGCAGTCGCCGCAACTCCTGATGCTGTCCGGCATTGGTCCCGCCGCGCATCTGGCCGAAATGGGCATCCCGGTCCGTTCCGATCTCCCTGGGGTCGGCGGCAACCTGCAGGATCATCTGCAACTCCGGCTCATCTATCGCCTCAATCGCCGCATCAGCACCAATGACACGCTGCGTTCGCTGGCCGGACGCGCCCGGATGGGCCTCGAATGGCTCCTTGCCCGCCGTGGACCGCTGGCGATCGGCATCAATCAGGGCGGGCTGTTCACGCGCGTGATGCCAGAATCGGCGACGCCGGATATCCAATTCCATATTGCGACGCTCTCGGCCGACATGGCGGGCGGCAAGGTGCATGATTTCTCGGGCATGACGCTGTCGGTCTGCCAGTTGCGGCCGGAAAGCACCGGCACGATCCGCTTGAAGGGCCCCGATCCGCTCCAGGCACCCAGGATCCAGGCCAATTACCTCAGCGCGGAAGCCGATCGTCGCTGCGCCGTGGCGGCGATCAAATTCGCCCGCACCCTCGCCGCCACCGCACCGCTTGCCGATCTGGTCGAAGACGAATTCCTGCCAGGTGCCGCGCGTGACAGCGATGACGACCTGCTCGATTTTGCGCGCCAGCACGGCGCCACCATCTTCCACCCTGCCGGTACCTGCCGCATGGGGCCAGCCCAGGAGGCCATGAATGTCGTCGATCCGCGTCTCAAGGTGTGCGGCATCGGCAATCTGTGGGTCGCCGATTGTTCGGTCATGCCGCGCCTGGTTTCCGGCAACACCAACCTGCCCACAATCATGATCGCGGAAAAGGCGGCAGATCTCATCAAAGAGGACCTCGACCACGCGTAA